AGGATCGTCCGTGGTACACACCACTTTTACTCCTATTCCTATCAATAATCCCTGACAGCCTTTGTCTTTTTCTTGCAGTTGGGCACTGGTTTTTTCATATATGGCTTCAGCTGATTGGCCATTTAGCAGGTCATTTACTCCGAAGTAACGTTGCAATTCGAGATGAGTCCAGTGATAAAGTGGATTTCTCAAAGTGTAAGGTACCGTTTCGGCCCATTTCTGAAATTTCTCTTTGTCACTGGCAGAACCTGTGATGAAGTTTTCGTCAATCCCATTGGCACGCATGGCTCTCCACTTGTAGTGATCTCCTTCCAGCCAAGCTTCGGTTATGCTTTTGTAGTGTCTGTCTTCGGCTATGTCTTTTGGTGATAAGTGGTTATGGTAATCTATGATCGGCATGTCTTTGGCATGCTCGTGATAGAGTTCCTCAGCTACTTTGTTGGTTAGCAAGAAATCTTCATCTAAAAACTTTTTCATCACTGCTTCTTTTCTGTTTCCTTAATCAATCTTCTGTCTATGCTTCAATTCCTGGCTTTCTTACTTATTTCTTAATATCGGGAATGAAAACCGGATTTGAGTGTACGTTACCGCAAGGTTGGCTAAAAAAACACGCAACCTACTTTTTAGTTGCGTGTACGTTAACGTAATCTGGACAAATGTACTATATTGCCAGTGAATTCAAAATGATTTGAAGCAATTCTTATCGACAGAGATGTCATCCAGGCTTCTTTCTATGGGATTTGAATAAAATGCCAGATGAATGATTAGAATTGCATACTGGATAGGAGATGAGTATGAAGTCAAAGATTACGATCAAGGAAATCGCAAAGAAAGCCGAGGTGTCCATTGGTACCGTCGATCGGGTGTTGCACAATAGAGGCAGGGTAGCTGAAGAAACCAAGGAAAGGGTGATGAAGATCGCACGCGAAGGCAACTACTCTTCTAACGTTTATGCCAGGAGTTTGAAGCTTAACCGTGTTTTTTCTATTGCGGTAATTCTACCCCAGCGCAATGCCTATTGGGCCAAGCACAGTGATGGTGTGGCCAAGGCACTAGAGGAGTTTGACTACCTCACTACCAAACTCTATGAGTATGATCTGGAGTCTGAGGGGCAAGATGGAATAGAAGGCGTATTGGAGCAGGTCCTGCAAGATGAGCCAGATGGAATAGTGATCGCTCCCATATTTCTGAATGAAAATAGCCCGGTGATCCAGAAACTGAATGAAAGTAAAATCCCTGTAGTACAAGTAGATTCAGAGATAGAATTGTCTAACTGCATTTCATTTATTGGGCAGGATGCTTTTCAGAGTGGATTGATGTCAGGCAACCTCTTGGATGAAGGCTATAGCGATGATTATGCTGTTTATGTCATTACTTTTCAGGCAGTTCATCTTTACAACAAGTCTGTGGTGAATCGCATCAAAGGATTGGAGAGTTACTATAAGAATAAGGAAAATGCTCCTGAAATAATTAACATCAACCTGGAGAGAGATCTGAGAGGAGTGGCAGATATTTTGGAGGAGATGAAGTCCTCCGGTAAGAAAATTCGGCTTTTTGTTCCAAACTCGGGATCCTATCTATTGGCGAGTGATTTGGCGCCAATCAAAAAACAATTGCAATTGAGAATGATCGGTTATGACCTGATCGATATGAATAAGCATTTTCTTAGAGATGGAATTATCAATTACCTGATACATCAGCAACCTAGACAACAAGGCTATAAGGCGATTCAGGCTTTGCATCAGCATTTGCTATTGAAAGCGGAAGTGAAGAAGGAACAGTTTCTTCCACTGGACATTATCACCAAGGAGAACCTGATGTATTGTGAGCACTAAAAAGGGTTGACACTCTGCTAGTTGGAAGACTGACGCAGGACGAGTTTTGATTCGATGACTGTGGGAGAATCAGGAATCTCTTCTCCATTGATTTGTTTGAGTAGGATTTCGGCTGCTTTGTTTCCCATCAGTTCTGGATTTTGATCCACGGTGCTCAGGTTGGGCGAGGTAAACATAGAAATAGGCTCCCCACTGAAACCAAATACTTTGATATCTTCAGGAATGGATAGGGTAGCTTCCCGGAGAGCGTCTATTGCTGATATAGCCGCTATGTCGTTGGCAGAAAAGATTCCGTCTGGACGCGGGTTCATAGACATGAGCTTCCAGGCCATTTCTTCACCATCCAGTTTTTTCAATCTGGATTTCATGATCCATTCCTCTTTTACCTCCAGCCCATGTTTTGCCATAGCGGCTAGATAGCCCTTGATCCTTTCGCTATAGATGCTTACATCTCCTTGTCCAGCAAAGTGCACGATGCGTTTGCATCCTTTTTGGATCAATTGTTCGGTGGCTTCAAAGGCCCGGGCATAATCATCGATCAATACATTATGCCCTTTGATGGTGTGGCAGGCCCGGTCGAAAAATACCACTGGCTTTTCATAGTCTTCTATTCGCTGGAGGTGTGAGCGATCATCCCCATCCATAGCAATAGAGATCATCAGGCCATCCACCTGATGAGCCAGCAGCGTTTCGATCAGTTGGGCTTCCCGCTCTGTACTGTCATGTGACTGGCAGATGATCAAATTGTAGCCCTGCTGCGAGGCAATGGCTTCCATTCCAGCAATGGCGGTAGAGAAAAAGAATCGAGAAATATTGGGTACGATCACCCCGATCGTGGAGGTCTTTCTCCTCCTAAGGTTAGATGCCAAATGATTGCGAGAGTAGCCCATTTCCAGCGCCTTGGCTCGGATTAGGTCTTTGGTTTTGGCTTTGACTCGAGGGCTGTCGGCCAGTGCGCGCGATACGGTGCTGGCGTTGATATTCAGCTCTTTGGCTATGTCGTGTATGGTGGCCTTTTTCTTCATCGATCTTTCCTGCTGGCAATATTAGCATTTAGATTTCATAACTTGGAGTCTGGTCTTAAAATAGAACATTGTAGTCAATCGCCTTTAGAATTGACTACAATGTTTGACTTTGCATCGTATGATTTAGAATGTGTACCCAAGATGAAGCGTGGCAAACATAGTAATAGGTTCTATATCGTACACTTTGGTTTCTAAAGAATTGTTTCCGGATACTTTGGTTGTGTAACCTACTCCTGCCCATGGCTTGATGTACAAATTATTTCTGAAGGGTTTGAGCGTATAACCTAAATATACCATGGCTAGCATATTGCTGAAGTCCTGCTTACCCAGGACATCTGCATTTTTGATTTTATACTCCTGAATGCCAAACTGTGTACCAACAAACCACTTTTTATTTACCTCGGCGAAGTGGTGTTCCGCAAACAAGCTGTAGCCTTGATTGATTCTGACATACCAACCTTGATTTCTGTTCTTTTCATTGAAATTTACCAGAGCGTCAGGCATATTCATCCCGTAAGTACCTAATCCAAGGAGAAGATGTTCGGAATTTTTGGGTTGAAACCGTAAATGAATCCCATATCCATTGAATACAAAGGTAGCAGGATCGATTTCAATACTTAATTTGACTTTGGTGCTCGAATCAGAAGGTTGTGCCAATGTTTGGTGTTGAAGTAATAGGGCCAAAGTAGCAGATAAAATAATTGATTTTAAGATTTTCATAGTAATTAAATGATTAAACGAAATATTAAGAATATATAGTTAAGTGAAAAAAAATATCAGTCGTCCATTTCAATGAGTACTTCCTCGATTGTTTTTTGATTCAATATGTTTTTCATTTGTTGTTCCGCGTTACCTAGTAAATTGGCAATTGATCTTTGTGCGTTATCTGGTCTTTTTCCCTCTGCCATAATGTTGAAGGATGTCTGAAACAAGGGTTTTCCGGTTTCCATAGCATTAAGAATATCTAGAATAGTAATCTGAGATGGCTGTTTCAACAACCTAATCCCCCCTTGTTTTCCTTCCTTAGTCTCAATTATACCAGCGATTGAAAGGTTCTGCAGGATTTTTACCAATGTCGGTTTTGGTATATGAAGTATCTCTGATAGGGATTTGGTTGATAGAAACTCATATTGACCTTGTCTGATTTTATCAGAGATAAAAATAACTACTAGAACCGCTTTCGAAAATGACAATGAATAACCCATACTAAATATAATACATATTACAAATGTAAATATAATAAGGTTTTATCTAATATTTGATTTGGACCAAAATAATGAGAAGTTAAGGCCTATTTCTAATGAAAATGGTTCTCCGAAAAGTAGAGTCGATTATTTTAATTACTTGCGCTATCAAGGCTAATTAGATAAGTTTTTCAGGTAATTTTTGATTCTCTTGTTAAAAGCAAAAAATCCGATGAACCGATTTTCAAGGCTCCTGTTCTAGTTATAATATTTAGATCAAAAATACAATCGATTGTATTTTTGATTAGTTACCTTTGAGTCAAAGGATTTGAAACTTAAAGAAATAGAATATGAGTACTTCTTATGAAGTGAGATATGCTTCTCACCCAAATGCTGTAAAAAAAATGGATACAACAGAGCTCAGAGAAGAGTTCTTGATTGATAATTTGATGAAGCCGGACGAAGTGGTGTTTGTTTATTCACACTTTGATCGTTTCATTACAGGATCTGCCGTACCAGCTACTAAGGCATTGAAATTGGAAACCATCGACCCACTGAGAATGGAAAATTTCCTGGATAGGAGAGAACTAGGTGTGATCAATGTAGGTGGTGACGGAGTAGTGACTGTAGATGGTACTAAGTATGAGTTGACTTACAAGGATGCGCTTTATGTAGGCAAAGACTCTAAGGACGTGACTTTCGAGAGCAAGGATGGTAGCAAGCCAGCGAAGTTCTACATGAATTCAGCTCCTGCACATCAGGCTTATCCTACTACTAAGGTGACCAAAGCAGAAGCGAAGAAACTGGAATTGGGATCTCTGGAGACTGCGAATGCCAGAACGGTAAACCAGATGCTAGTGAAGGAAGTAGTGAAAACTTGTCAGCTACAAATGGGTATGACCGAGCTAAAAACCGGTAGTGTATGGAATACCATGCCCGCGCACGTACACGACAGAAGAATGGAAGTATATTTCTATATCGAGGTGCCAGAAGGACAGGCAGTAAGTCACTTCATGGGGCCAATCAAAGAAACAAGACACATCTGGATGCAAAACGAGCAGGCGGTGATTTCTCCTGCATGGTCGATTCACTCAGGTTCAGGTACCTCTAATTACACCTTCATTTGGGGTATGGCTGGCGAAAACCTGGATTATACCGATATGGATATTTCACCTATTTCAGAATTAAGATAATAGAAGATATATGGATTTATTTGATCTAAAAGGAAAAGTAGCGCTGGTAACGGGCGCTACTCATGGTCTGGGTATGGCAATGGCCATGGGCTTAGGCAAAGCTGGAGCAACTGTTGTGATCAATGGGAACTCTTCGCAAGAAAAAATTGACAATGCACTAAAAGAATACGAAGCAGCAGGTGTGAAAGCTGTGGGATACAAATTTGACGTAACGGACGAGTCACAAGTCAAAGACAGCATTGCCAAAATAGAATCAGAAGTTGGTAACATTGATATCCTCGTCAACAATGCGGGGATCATCAAGCGTGTGCCTTTGGAAGAAATGGAAGTTGCCGAATTCGAGCAGGTAATAAAGGTCGATTTGGTGAGTCCTTTTATCGTTTCTAAACATGTAGTGAAAGGAATGATCG
This is a stretch of genomic DNA from Reichenbachiella ulvae. It encodes these proteins:
- a CDS encoding RrF2 family transcriptional regulator, with product MGYSLSFSKAVLVVIFISDKIRQGQYEFLSTKSLSEILHIPKPTLVKILQNLSIAGIIETKEGKQGGIRLLKQPSQITILDILNAMETGKPLFQTSFNIMAEGKRPDNAQRSIANLLGNAEQQMKNILNQKTIEEVLIEMDD
- a CDS encoding gluconate 5-dehydrogenase; translation: MDLFDLKGKVALVTGATHGLGMAMAMGLGKAGATVVINGNSSQEKIDNALKEYEAAGVKAVGYKFDVTDESQVKDSIAKIESEVGNIDILVNNAGIIKRVPLEEMEVAEFEQVIKVDLVSPFIVSKHVVKGMIARKAGKIINICSMMSELGRNTVGAYAAAKGGLKMLTQNMATEWAKHNIQTNGIGPGYFATSQTAPIRVDGHPFNDFIVNRTPAGKWGDPSELEGAAIFLSSKASDFVNGQVLYVDGGILATIGKPSNED
- a CDS encoding LacI family DNA-binding transcriptional regulator; this translates as MKKKATIHDIAKELNINASTVSRALADSPRVKAKTKDLIRAKALEMGYSRNHLASNLRRRKTSTIGVIVPNISRFFFSTAIAGMEAIASQQGYNLIICQSHDSTEREAQLIETLLAHQVDGLMISIAMDGDDRSHLQRIEDYEKPVVFFDRACHTIKGHNVLIDDYARAFEATEQLIQKGCKRIVHFAGQGDVSIYSERIKGYLAAMAKHGLEVKEEWIMKSRLKKLDGEEMAWKLMSMNPRPDGIFSANDIAAISAIDALREATLSIPEDIKVFGFSGEPISMFTSPNLSTVDQNPELMGNKAAEILLKQINGEEIPDSPTVIESKLVLRQSSN
- the kduI gene encoding 5-dehydro-4-deoxy-D-glucuronate isomerase yields the protein MSTSYEVRYASHPNAVKKMDTTELREEFLIDNLMKPDEVVFVYSHFDRFITGSAVPATKALKLETIDPLRMENFLDRRELGVINVGGDGVVTVDGTKYELTYKDALYVGKDSKDVTFESKDGSKPAKFYMNSAPAHQAYPTTKVTKAEAKKLELGSLETANARTVNQMLVKEVVKTCQLQMGMTELKTGSVWNTMPAHVHDRRMEVYFYIEVPEGQAVSHFMGPIKETRHIWMQNEQAVISPAWSIHSGSGTSNYTFIWGMAGENLDYTDMDISPISELR
- a CDS encoding LacI family DNA-binding transcriptional regulator, yielding MKSKITIKEIAKKAEVSIGTVDRVLHNRGRVAEETKERVMKIAREGNYSSNVYARSLKLNRVFSIAVILPQRNAYWAKHSDGVAKALEEFDYLTTKLYEYDLESEGQDGIEGVLEQVLQDEPDGIVIAPIFLNENSPVIQKLNESKIPVVQVDSEIELSNCISFIGQDAFQSGLMSGNLLDEGYSDDYAVYVITFQAVHLYNKSVVNRIKGLESYYKNKENAPEIININLERDLRGVADILEEMKSSGKKIRLFVPNSGSYLLASDLAPIKKQLQLRMIGYDLIDMNKHFLRDGIINYLIHQQPRQQGYKAIQALHQHLLLKAEVKKEQFLPLDIITKENLMYCEH